The window GTCGAGGTGCCGGGTGTGGATAAAAATGATATAACCATTACAGCAGAAGGCAAACAGCTCGTAATCAGCGGCACCAGAAAGTACCCGCATCAAACACCGGGAATTACATATCATCAGATGGAAATTAACTACGGGGAATTTGAATGCATTATTGGTTTACCGGAGGTTCATGAAGCAGACCATATCAACGCAGAGCTGAAAGACGGGTTCTTGTGTATAAAAATAGCCAAGTCTCAAAAGCCAGGCTGATAATACCACAATCGGAGTGATGGAGTTAGACAGACTATGGTTGCATCAAATCTAAATGAAAAGGTTTTTAAAAATCCTCAAGAAGAGGCGGAGAAAGGACGTCAGGATATACCTGATACTATGCCGATTATCCCTGTCAAAGATACTGTACTATTTCCATTTACCGTTATCCCGCTTTTTATTACAGAAGAAAAGTCCATAAAGGCAGTTGAACAGGCAATGGGCGCTCAACGTATCATCGGCGTTGTTACAATGAAGCCAAATATTGAGGGCGATGTTGGTCGTGATGACCTCTACTCTATTGGTTCTGCTGCAGTTATTCATAAGATGCTCCGGATGCCGGAAAAAGGGATGGCGTTAATAGTCCAGGGTCTTGCCAAGATAGCTGTAAAGGAATTTATCACGGAAGAGCCTTTTTTAAATGCCTCAATTGAAGTGATCATAGAAGATTCAATAAAGAACACGAGGATAGAAGCCTTGATGAGGTCGGCAATTGCGCAGACACAGAAGATGATTTCCCTCGCGCCTTACCTGCCGGAGGAATTACAGGTTACTGCTATTAACCTGGATGACCCGGTCAAGCTTGCTTATCTGATTGCAACTATCGTCAGGATGCCGCTTAATGAGCGTCAGGAACTTCTTGAACTGGAAAGTGTAGAAGAAAAGCTAAACCGTATTGTTTCTGTACTCACCAGGGAGGTCGAACTCCTTGTACTTGGCGGCAAGATACAAACACAGGTACAGAGCGAGATGTCCAAGGCCCAGCGTGAGTATTATCTCAGGGAACAGCTTAAGGCGATTAAGCAGGAACTTGGAGAGACTGACGAGAGGGTTCAGGAAACAAATGAGATAAGGGACAGGCTTGGTGAGGCCAAACTTCCGGAAGAGGTTATGAAAGAGGCTGAAAGAGAATTGGGCCGTCTTGAGAAGCTGCCTGCAGCATCGCCGGAATATAATGTTATAAGGACATACCTTGACTGGATAATGGACCTTCCCTGGGACAAGAGCACTGAGGATAATCTGGATCTCGAACGGGCAGAGAAGATCCTTAATGATGATCATTATGACTTGGAGAAGGTAAAAGAAAGGATAATTGAATATCTTGCAGTAAGAAAGCTTAAAAACGATACAAAAGGCCCTATACTCTGTTTTGTTGGTCCACCAGGTGTTGGGAAAACTTCTCTCGGGCAGTCTATAGCGAGAGCCCTTGGCAGGCAATTTATCAGGATGTCTGTAGGAGGTATGCGAGATGAAGCTGAAATCAGGGGGCATAGGCGGACTTATATCGGGGCGCTTCCGGGACGTATTATCCAGAGCATACGCAGGGCAGGGTCAAACAACCCATTGTTCATGATTGATGAGATAGATAAAGTGGGATCGGATTATCGTGGTGACCCTTCATCTGCCTTACTGGAAGTCCTGGACCCGGAACAGAATTATTCCTTCCGGGATCACTATATGGACCTCCCCTTTGATCTTTCAAAGGTAATGTTTATAACTACAGCGAATGTTCTTCAGACTATACACCCTGCCCTGAAGGACAGGATGGAGGTCCTGAACCTTGTGGGATATACGGAAGAGGAAAAGCTTGGTATAGCGTTAAACTATCTTGTGCCGCGTCAATTGACAGAGCATGGTCTCACCAATGATAATATTGAATTTGATAAGGGGGCCCTGCGCAAGATTATATCAGGATATACAAGAGAAGCTGGGGTCAGGAATCTTGAAAGAGAGATTGCTGCTGTCTGCAGAAAGGTCGCTAAAAAAGTAGCAGAAGGCAAGATTACAAAGGTTACGGTCAGGGTTGATGATATCCACGACTTTCTTGGCGCTGAAAAGACTTACCCGGAGGTAGCAAAGAGGACGTCTGTTCCTGGTGTGGCAACAGGACTTGCGTGGACTGAGACGGGAGGTGATATCCTGTTTATCGAGTCTACCAGGATGCCTGGCAACAAGGGATTTACACTAACCGGTCAATTGGGTGATGTTATGCAGGAATCGGCAAAGGCGGCACTCAGCTATGTCCGGTCAAAGGCGAAGGAACTGGGCATAGCGGAGAATTTTTTTGATACAGATGATATTCACCTTCATGTCCCGGCAGGGGCAATTCCCAAGGATGGGCCATCAGCCGGTGTAACTATGGTCTCTTCCCTGGTGTCGCTTCTGACCGGCAGACCTGTAAGCAATGACGTGGCTATGACAGGTGAAATTACATTGACAGGGCTTGTACTTCCTATCGGAGGGATCAAAGAAAAGATGCTTGCAGCCAGACGGGCGGGGATAAAGACTGTGATCCTTCCAAAGAGAAATGAAGCAGACCTGGAAGATATCCCGGAAGAACTCAGAAAGGATTTAAAGTTCGTGTTCGTAGAGACTGTGGATGAGGTGTTGAAGGCAGCGTTGAAATGAAATAAATGGATAAGATAGAAGCCGGTATTCGTGTAAATCAACTCAGAGAAGAGATCAATTACCACAACTACCTTTACTACGTCCTGGACTCCCCTGAAATATCTGATGCGGAATATGACAGGCTCATGCGTGAGCTTGTTGGTCTGGAAAAATCGTTCCCGGAATTGATTATTCCGGATTCACCTACTCAGAGGGTTGGCGCCAAACCTCTGACAGAATTTAAGCCTGTTTCACATACCATACCCATGTTGAGCCTTTCCAATACTGAAACTGAAGAAGAGACATTTGAGTTTGACAGGCGCATCAGGCGATTTTTGAATGTATCTGAAGACGAGTCAATAGAATATGTAGCAGAGACCAAACTTGACGGGCTTGCGGTTGAGGTAGTTTATGAGCATGGCCGGTTCACAGTGGGCTCTACACGTGGAGATGGTTTCACGGGAGAGGATGTGACATTAAACCTCAGGACGATAAAGACCATACCCCTTAACCTTATAAGTAAATATGAGGAAGTGCAGGAAAGGGTTGAAGTGCGGGGAGAGGTCTTTATGCGGCTGCATGATTTCAGGGAGATGAACAGGGAGAGGGAAGAAGCCGGAGAGACCATTTTTGCCAACCCGAGAAATGCCGCCGCCGGGTCGCTCCGCCAGCTTGATCCGGGGATTACGGCCGCGCGCCCGCTTGATATTTCCTTTTATGGTATTGGTGAAGTAACTGGTATGTTATTTGAGAAACATTGGGAAGTCCTCGATACCTTGAAGAAATGGGGCCTCAAGACAAGTCCGTTAAACAGGCTATGTCAGGGAATTCATGAGGTTATAAGCTATTACAAAGAGATTGAGGATAAGAGGGACTCCCTGGGATACGAGATTGATGGTGTGGTCATCAAGGTTAACAGAATCAGTCTCCAGGAACGTCTTGGGAATGTGGCGCGCAGCCCAAGGTGGGCAATTGCTTATAAATTTAAACCGAGGCAGGCCACTACAAGGATTCTTGATATTCAGGCTCATGTGGGCCGGACAGGAATTCTGACACCGGTTGCTATTATGGAACCTGTAAGGATTGGCGGCGTAACTGTGAGCAGGGCATCCCTCCATAATCAGGATGAGGTTGACAGGAAGGATGTGCGGATCAATGACTGGGTGCTGATACAGCGTGCAGGTGACGTAATACCAGAGGTAGTTAAGGTAATTACATCAAAGAGGACAGGTAATGAGCTTAAGTACAGAATTCCCGGTATCTGTCCGGCTTGTGGATCAGAGGTTTTAAAGGAGGATGTATACTTCAGGTGTACTGGAATTAATTGTCCCGCCCAGTTAAAGGAGCGAATTAAGCACTTTGCGTCAAGACGGGCAATGGATATTGAGGGATTAGGAGAAAAGCTTACAGAACAGCTTGTTGATAAAGGACTTGTAAAAAATGTCTCAGATATATATTATCTTACTAAGGATCAGATAGCCGGACTCGATAGAATGGCCGATAAGTCGGCCGGAAATATAATAGATGCCATAGAAACAAGTAAGGGGAGGGAACTTTCAAGGGTTATATTTGCCCTTGGGATCAGGCATGTAGGTGAGCAAACGGGAAAGATCCTTGCCCGAAGCTTTGGCAGTATAGAAGCTTTAATGGCTGCAGGAGCGGACGATCTTACCGCAGTGGGAACAGTCGGCCCTGAGATTGCACAGGGTGTTGTGAAGTTCTTCAATCAGAAGGACAATATAATAGAGGTTGAAAGGCTGAAGGGGGCAGGTGTAAAGTTTACCCCGGCAGTTCGGAAAAAAGAAGGAAGGCTTGCAGGTAAGGTCTTTGTGTTGACAGGGACACTGAGATCATTTACAAGGGATGAGGCGAAAGAGAGGATTGAATCTCTCGGAGGTCATGTGGCATCAGGTGTGAGTAAGAACACTGACTTCGTGGTTGCGGGAGAGGATCCCGGGTCAAAGGCCCGCAAGGCAAAGGAGCTCGGGGTAAAGTTGATAGATGAGGTGGAGTTCCTGAACATGTTATAGCATCGTACTCGATTGAAACTTAACTAAGGAGGTTTACTTTATGTTCACCAGAGAAGAATTGACAAGACTTAACACAGTAAAGGGTAACGGGGAGTTGTTTACTACGGTTTATCTTAATGTAAATCCGGTCACTAATACGAAGGGGGAATATTTTGTTACATATAGAAATTTAGTCAAATCTGAGGTTGATAAGTTAAGCAATACCGATCAGAAGGTTGTGAAAGAAGATGTAAAAAAGATCGAGACTTATCTGAAAAGCGCTAAGACAGAATTTAAGAAGTCTCTTGTTATAATATCTTCCACCCAATTGGACATGTGGGAGATATACCACCTCTCTGTTCCATTAAAGAATCAGGTCGTAATTGACAAAACCCCTTATTTAAAGCCTCTGACAAGCATTATGGAACAAAACCGCAGTTATGCTGTGGCACTTGTAGACAGGGTGCATGCAAGACTATTCAATATCCAGCTTGGTGAAATTGCAGAGTATGCTGAACTCCTGACACCTGATATCCCGGGTAAACATAAAAAGGGCGGCTGGCAGGGCAGGAATGAGAACAGGTTCAGAAGACATATTGACCAGCATATACACTTTCACCTGAGGGATGTGGTGACGAAGTTGGAAGGCTTGCTTGTCAAGGGTGAAGTAAGTCATATAATAATAGGGGGTTCTGAAGAGTCTCTACTTTTGTTCACCAAGATGCTCTCTCAACCTATAACAGCAAAGACAGCCGGTACGTTTACTGCAGACATGCATGCAGGCAACGATGAGATCCTTGAAAAATCTATGCAGATAATACGGGGAGTGGAAAAAACCGGTGAAGAGGGACTTGTTGAAGAACTGGTTACACGCGCAAGCAAAAATGGTTCTGCAGCAGCAGGTCTTGAAGATGTCCTGTCTCAAATGCAGAAGGGCAATATCCACCACCTGGTTTATCTCGCAGGCTTCAGTTCATCAGGCTATAAATGCCAGTCGTGCGACTTCCTTACCATACAGGACTTGAAGACATGTCCCTTTTGCAATACTGCACTTGAGAATGTAGAACACCTGATAGATTTTACCATACAAAAGGCCATTGACATGGGCTCTCAGATATCAGCTATTGCAGAAAACAGGCAGTTGCAAGAGGTTGGCAATATAGGGGCGCTGCTGCGCTATTAAAATCACCGGTATCATCTGTTTAATTCAGAAACAGATGATACCGCCCGGCCTTGTTCCCTTGTTCCGGGGACACCATACTTAATTTAAAAAAAATCAGGTATGGGTTTCCCCAAGGTTGGTTGTGCTCCCTTAATCTTCCTTTAATTTTTAATCAATATAATGAAATTAAAAATAGTGGATGAAAGGGAGGTGAATAGAGTGGTTGCCGATTTCAAAATATATGCCTTAGTTTCAACAGGATTATTAGTAGCTTATCTGGTGATGGCTGTTACAGTTTCCTATCTGAGCTAAGATCCCAATCAGGGTATGTTGTACAATCCAGACGTATAGGTTAAAATGCGTCCTGTGAAAGACAGCATGACCTTATCAAACGTACTTAAAGACCGGATATTGTCACGTGAGAAAATCCCATTCGCAGAGTTTATGGAAGTTGCCCTCTTTTATCCATCACTTGGTTACTATTCTTCTGAAAGGGTAAAGATTGGCAAGGCAGGAGATTATTTCACTTCAACCTCAGTCCATCAGGTCTTTGGCGAGTTAATCTGCAAGCAGATTGAAGAGATGTGGCGCATTACCGGCAGTGCGAGTTTT is drawn from Nitrospirota bacterium and contains these coding sequences:
- a CDS encoding Hsp20/alpha crystallin family protein; its protein translation is MRKKHIFDEMDDLRWEMERMFNSLFNPKHPFHVLADRHWKPLTDVYELENDIVIKVEVPGVDKNDITITAEGKQLVISGTRKYPHQTPGITYHQMEINYGEFECIIGLPEVHEADHINAELKDGFLCIKIAKSQKPG
- the lon gene encoding endopeptidase La, with translation MVASNLNEKVFKNPQEEAEKGRQDIPDTMPIIPVKDTVLFPFTVIPLFITEEKSIKAVEQAMGAQRIIGVVTMKPNIEGDVGRDDLYSIGSAAVIHKMLRMPEKGMALIVQGLAKIAVKEFITEEPFLNASIEVIIEDSIKNTRIEALMRSAIAQTQKMISLAPYLPEELQVTAINLDDPVKLAYLIATIVRMPLNERQELLELESVEEKLNRIVSVLTREVELLVLGGKIQTQVQSEMSKAQREYYLREQLKAIKQELGETDERVQETNEIRDRLGEAKLPEEVMKEAERELGRLEKLPAASPEYNVIRTYLDWIMDLPWDKSTEDNLDLERAEKILNDDHYDLEKVKERIIEYLAVRKLKNDTKGPILCFVGPPGVGKTSLGQSIARALGRQFIRMSVGGMRDEAEIRGHRRTYIGALPGRIIQSIRRAGSNNPLFMIDEIDKVGSDYRGDPSSALLEVLDPEQNYSFRDHYMDLPFDLSKVMFITTANVLQTIHPALKDRMEVLNLVGYTEEEKLGIALNYLVPRQLTEHGLTNDNIEFDKGALRKIISGYTREAGVRNLEREIAAVCRKVAKKVAEGKITKVTVRVDDIHDFLGAEKTYPEVAKRTSVPGVATGLAWTETGGDILFIESTRMPGNKGFTLTGQLGDVMQESAKAALSYVRSKAKELGIAENFFDTDDIHLHVPAGAIPKDGPSAGVTMVSSLVSLLTGRPVSNDVAMTGEITLTGLVLPIGGIKEKMLAARRAGIKTVILPKRNEADLEDIPEELRKDLKFVFVETVDEVLKAALK
- the ligA gene encoding NAD-dependent DNA ligase LigA is translated as MDKIEAGIRVNQLREEINYHNYLYYVLDSPEISDAEYDRLMRELVGLEKSFPELIIPDSPTQRVGAKPLTEFKPVSHTIPMLSLSNTETEEETFEFDRRIRRFLNVSEDESIEYVAETKLDGLAVEVVYEHGRFTVGSTRGDGFTGEDVTLNLRTIKTIPLNLISKYEEVQERVEVRGEVFMRLHDFREMNREREEAGETIFANPRNAAAGSLRQLDPGITAARPLDISFYGIGEVTGMLFEKHWEVLDTLKKWGLKTSPLNRLCQGIHEVISYYKEIEDKRDSLGYEIDGVVIKVNRISLQERLGNVARSPRWAIAYKFKPRQATTRILDIQAHVGRTGILTPVAIMEPVRIGGVTVSRASLHNQDEVDRKDVRINDWVLIQRAGDVIPEVVKVITSKRTGNELKYRIPGICPACGSEVLKEDVYFRCTGINCPAQLKERIKHFASRRAMDIEGLGEKLTEQLVDKGLVKNVSDIYYLTKDQIAGLDRMADKSAGNIIDAIETSKGRELSRVIFALGIRHVGEQTGKILARSFGSIEALMAAGADDLTAVGTVGPEIAQGVVKFFNQKDNIIEVERLKGAGVKFTPAVRKKEGRLAGKVFVLTGTLRSFTRDEAKERIESLGGHVASGVSKNTDFVVAGEDPGSKARKAKELGVKLIDEVEFLNML